A window of Pseudomonadota bacterium contains these coding sequences:
- a CDS encoding AMP-binding protein → MNIAALLAKAALSYSDRPAITWGTETWSDYASFHRAAGAIGGALKRDYGLQAGDRVAITMSNRPEFLESLFGIWYAGLVAVPINSKLHPAEFAYIFDNSGARLCFSGPELVPAIEELMTELVSLETVIAAGSDAYKKLCSGVALPHESRAPEDPAWLFYTSGTTGRPKGATLSHRNLLVMTLSYYADMDVISPEDCVLHAAPLSHASGLYALPHVAKAANNVIPKSGGFEAEEVLSLIPQFSGVTLFGAPTMIVRLMNSPAMAAADTRNLKLLYYGGAPMYVADVVQALKIFGSKLVQIYGQGEAPMTISYLPRHFYAESDHPRYAERIASTGIARTDVEFRVVDEDDKQVPTGQAGEVIVRGDVVMTGYWQNPEATATTLRGGWLHTGDIGSIDEDGFLTLMDRSKDMIISGGTNIYPREIEEVLLRHEGVREISVVGRPHADWGEEVVAFVVRAEGPEVTAEALDTLCLAHIARFKRPKEYIFEASLPKNNYGKVMKRDLRDRLVAEASLAK, encoded by the coding sequence ATGAACATCGCGGCGTTGCTGGCTAAAGCAGCCCTCAGTTATTCGGACAGACCGGCCATCACCTGGGGCACCGAGACATGGTCTGACTATGCCAGTTTTCACCGTGCTGCGGGAGCCATAGGCGGTGCGCTCAAACGGGATTATGGCCTGCAAGCGGGCGACCGAGTGGCGATTACCATGTCCAACCGGCCTGAATTTCTAGAATCCCTGTTCGGAATTTGGTATGCCGGCCTCGTTGCCGTACCGATCAATTCCAAGCTTCATCCGGCGGAATTCGCCTATATTTTTGATAATTCAGGCGCGCGGCTGTGTTTTTCTGGCCCGGAACTTGTGCCCGCCATTGAAGAATTGATGACGGAACTTGTGTCCCTGGAAACCGTCATCGCCGCGGGCAGCGATGCTTATAAAAAATTATGCAGTGGTGTGGCGTTGCCTCATGAGAGCCGCGCGCCTGAGGATCCCGCCTGGCTGTTCTATACCAGCGGCACCACCGGGCGGCCCAAGGGCGCGACGCTGAGCCACCGCAATCTATTGGTCATGACGCTCAGCTACTATGCCGATATGGACGTCATCAGCCCGGAAGATTGCGTTCTTCACGCGGCACCCCTTTCTCACGCCTCGGGGCTTTACGCGCTTCCCCACGTGGCCAAGGCCGCCAACAACGTCATTCCAAAAAGCGGTGGATTCGAAGCTGAAGAGGTACTCAGTCTCATTCCGCAGTTTTCCGGCGTCACCCTGTTCGGGGCGCCGACCATGATCGTTCGGCTCATGAACAGCCCCGCCATGGCCGCAGCCGATACAAGAAATCTGAAGCTTCTCTATTATGGCGGCGCGCCGATGTATGTCGCCGACGTTGTGCAAGCGCTGAAGATATTTGGCTCCAAGCTGGTGCAGATTTATGGCCAGGGTGAAGCGCCGATGACTATCAGCTATCTGCCGAGACACTTCTACGCGGAATCGGATCATCCGCGCTATGCCGAGCGGATCGCCTCCACTGGAATCGCGCGAACCGATGTGGAATTTCGCGTGGTCGATGAAGATGATAAACAAGTGCCAACCGGACAGGCTGGGGAGGTGATCGTGCGCGGCGATGTGGTGATGACCGGCTACTGGCAGAACCCCGAGGCGACCGCCACGACGTTGCGCGGTGGCTGGCTGCATACCGGCGATATTGGCAGTATCGATGAAGACGGTTTTCTGACCCTCATGGACCGTTCCAAAGACATGATCATATCGGGCGGCACCAATATCTATCCGCGCGAAATCGAAGAAGTGCTACTGCGCCATGAGGGCGTGCGCGAGATATCCGTCGTGGGCCGGCCGCACGCCGATTGGGGCGAGGAAGTGGTGGCGTTCGTGGTTCGAGCGGAAGGCCCAGAAGTGACTGCCGAGGCTCTGGACACCCTTTGCCTGGCTCATATCGCGCGGTTCAAACGGCCCAAGGAATATATATTTGAGGCCAGTTTACCCAAGAATAATTACGGCAAAGTGATGAAACGCGACCTTCGCGACCGCCTTGTGGCCGAAGCGAGTTTGGCGAAGTAG
- a CDS encoding ABC transporter ATP-binding protein, with amino-acid sequence MLEVDTLHSGYGRIPILEGVSLSLQEGEIVGILGHNGMGKTTLLRTLIGEIKTNRGTIRFNGKDITRLSRFRRARLGMGYVPQGRDIYPQLTVLENMKMGEVVRGGESAIPEMLEYFPLLKDLLNRPGRALSGGEQQILALARCLVGRPKLILLDEPTEGIQPSIVDQIMEKLDTLSTALGLTILLVEQDLQFIAKLAGRVLIMQKGRIITSIAPSQLNDQEIVDEYLGI; translated from the coding sequence GTGCTTGAAGTCGACACCCTGCATTCCGGCTATGGCCGAATTCCCATCCTGGAAGGCGTCTCGCTGTCGCTTCAGGAAGGCGAAATTGTCGGCATTCTAGGCCATAACGGCATGGGGAAAACCACGCTGCTGCGGACGTTGATCGGTGAAATCAAGACCAACCGAGGCACTATCCGTTTCAACGGAAAAGACATCACACGCCTTTCCAGGTTCCGTCGCGCGCGGCTTGGGATGGGCTATGTGCCACAGGGGCGCGACATCTACCCGCAACTCACCGTCCTGGAAAACATGAAGATGGGGGAGGTCGTACGCGGCGGCGAAAGTGCAATCCCCGAGATGCTGGAATATTTCCCGCTGCTCAAGGACCTGTTAAATCGGCCGGGCCGCGCGCTGTCCGGCGGCGAACAACAAATATTGGCGCTCGCGCGCTGCCTCGTTGGGCGCCCCAAACTTATTCTACTGGACGAGCCTACCGAAGGAATTCAGCCTTCGATCGTCGATCAGATCATGGAGAAGCTGGATACGCTGAGCACCGCCCTCGGCCTCACCATTCTCCTGGTGGAACAGGATTTGCAATTCATCGCCAAGCTGGCGGGCCGAGTCCTCATCATGCAGAAAGGGCGGATCATCACCAGCATTGCGCCATCGCAGTTAAACGACCAGGAGATCGTTGACGAATATCTCGGAATCTAA